In Desulfonatronospira thiodismutans ASO3-1, a single window of DNA contains:
- a CDS encoding homocysteine S-methyltransferase family protein, whose product MQFTKFLSNNEIGIFDGGMGTLLQSKGLKAGYSPEKFGQENPEAIREVHSLYLQAGAGVITTNTFGGSTFKLDPGVDAEKFNEKMAGIARQAAGDHGFVAGSIGPTGKMLPPLGDMTFDKVLEAYRQQVRGLARGGADLILGETHLDLAEARAVVMAARFESSLPVAISMTFEKGTSLTGTSPEVFVDTMQNLGADIIAINCSCGPEEFVPLVQAMQPRLCTPLLIQPNAGIPVLEDGETVFKVGPEEFADKLRVFLDMGAKFLGGCCGTTPEHIKALKNMAASASYKPNTPTEQPGIVLTSRSRTLPFGHQFAPVLIGEKINPTGKEDLAAQLQGFQLTRALEIAEEQFTSGARIMDVNVGAPMVEEEKVLPALCRELVSRFDSPLAIDSSNVQAIHNALLEYPGSALVNSISGEKDKMERLGPICRDFGAPFILLPLSGGRMPKSTAERLQIIEDLLERADRLNIPRRLIIVDVLIMTVSSHPMAAMDCLETIRHCREKWGLATLAGLSNISFGLPARELINAHFFSMCAGAGLNAFIGDPRSTRMKEAMDACSALLGHDSQAQEFTMRYAGWESGEMHAPGEQDGQEFESPIQEAVIRGKKRQYSPTSGKGNPGRATGLPACGRRDDPGH is encoded by the coding sequence ATGCAATTCACAAAATTTTTATCCAACAACGAAATCGGGATATTTGACGGAGGCATGGGCACCCTGTTGCAGTCAAAGGGGCTCAAGGCAGGGTACTCCCCTGAAAAATTCGGGCAGGAAAACCCGGAAGCCATCCGCGAAGTACACTCTCTTTATCTCCAGGCAGGGGCAGGGGTTATCACCACCAATACCTTCGGCGGCAGCACCTTCAAGCTGGACCCCGGGGTGGATGCGGAAAAATTCAACGAAAAAATGGCCGGGATAGCCAGGCAGGCTGCCGGTGACCACGGCTTCGTGGCTGGAAGCATCGGCCCCACCGGCAAAATGCTCCCTCCCTTGGGAGACATGACCTTTGACAAAGTTCTGGAGGCATACAGGCAGCAGGTGCGCGGGCTGGCCCGTGGAGGCGCGGACCTGATCCTTGGGGAAACCCACCTGGACCTGGCAGAGGCCCGGGCAGTGGTCATGGCTGCCCGCTTTGAATCCAGCCTGCCCGTGGCCATCTCCATGACCTTTGAAAAAGGGACCAGCCTTACCGGGACCTCCCCGGAAGTCTTTGTGGACACAATGCAGAACCTGGGTGCGGACATAATCGCCATCAACTGCAGCTGTGGACCCGAAGAATTCGTCCCCCTGGTTCAGGCCATGCAGCCAAGGCTTTGCACACCTCTTCTTATTCAGCCCAATGCCGGCATACCTGTACTGGAGGACGGGGAAACAGTTTTCAAAGTAGGCCCGGAGGAATTCGCGGACAAGCTGCGGGTCTTCCTGGACATGGGGGCCAAGTTCCTGGGCGGATGCTGCGGGACTACTCCGGAGCACATCAAGGCCCTGAAAAACATGGCCGCCAGTGCTTCTTACAAGCCCAATACACCCACAGAGCAGCCGGGAATAGTTCTTACCTCCAGAAGCAGGACCCTGCCCTTTGGCCATCAGTTTGCACCTGTCCTTATCGGGGAAAAGATAAATCCCACGGGCAAGGAGGACCTGGCTGCCCAGCTGCAGGGATTTCAGCTTACCCGGGCCCTGGAGATCGCCGAAGAACAGTTTACTTCCGGCGCCCGGATCATGGACGTCAATGTGGGTGCGCCCATGGTGGAAGAAGAAAAGGTACTGCCGGCCCTTTGCCGTGAACTGGTATCCAGGTTCGACTCTCCCCTGGCCATAGATTCAAGCAATGTACAGGCCATTCACAATGCCCTCCTGGAATACCCGGGCAGCGCCCTGGTCAATTCCATAAGCGGAGAAAAGGACAAGATGGAGCGCCTGGGGCCCATCTGCCGCGACTTCGGCGCTCCTTTCATCCTGCTGCCTTTAAGCGGAGGCAGGATGCCGAAAAGCACCGCCGAACGTCTCCAGATCATCGAAGACCTCCTGGAAAGGGCAGACAGGCTGAACATTCCCCGCAGGCTGATCATCGTTGACGTACTCATCATGACCGTCTCATCACACCCCATGGCGGCCATGGACTGCCTGGAGACCATAAGACACTGCCGGGAAAAATGGGGGCTGGCCACTCTGGCCGGTCTTTCCAACATATCCTTTGGACTTCCGGCCAGGGAACTCATTAACGCACACTTCTTCAGCATGTGCGCCGGGGCTGGGCTCAACGCCTTCATCGGCGACCCCCGCTCCACCCGCATGAAGGAAGCCATGGATGCCTGTAGCGCCCTGCTGGGACATGACAGCCAGGCCCAGGAATTCACCATGCGCTACGCCGGTTGGGAATCCGGGGAAATGCATGCACCCGGGGAGCAGGACGGCCAGGAGTTTGAATCCCCGATCCAGGAAGCCGTCATCCGGGGCAAAAAAAGACAATATAGTCCCACTTCTGGAAAAGGAAATCCAGGACGGGCAACAGGCCTTCCAGCTTGTGGACGGCGAGATGATCCCGGCCATTAA
- a CDS encoding corrinoid protein, producing MVPLLEKEIQDGQQAFQLVDGEMIPAINIVGEKYEKRELFLPQLILSAETMKKGFEYLQPLLQQDEQEQGPTVLMATVEGDIHDIGKNIVCLMLKNYGFNVVDLGIDIPAEEIVKKAREEKASVIGLSALMTTTMVKMQDCVELLHKEGLKCKVMIGGAVVTQAYAERIGAHGFARDAVSAVKLARKLCSE from the coding sequence ATAGTCCCACTTCTGGAAAAGGAAATCCAGGACGGGCAACAGGCCTTCCAGCTTGTGGACGGCGAGATGATCCCGGCCATTAACATCGTCGGGGAAAAATACGAAAAACGCGAACTGTTTCTGCCTCAGCTGATCTTAAGCGCCGAGACCATGAAAAAGGGCTTTGAATACCTGCAGCCCCTTTTGCAGCAGGACGAGCAGGAGCAGGGCCCCACGGTCCTCATGGCCACAGTGGAGGGGGACATCCACGACATAGGCAAAAACATCGTCTGCCTGATGCTCAAGAACTACGGATTCAACGTGGTGGATCTGGGCATAGACATCCCGGCGGAAGAAATAGTAAAAAAGGCCAGGGAGGAAAAAGCCAGCGTCATCGGCCTGTCAGCCCTCATGACCACTACCATGGTCAAAATGCAGGACTGCGTGGAGCTTCTGCACAAAGAGGGACTGAAGTGCAAGGTAATGATAGGCGGTGCCGTGGTCACCCAGGCTTATGCCGAAAGAATCGGGGCGCACGGATTTGCCCGGGATGCCGTGTCCGCGGTTAAACTCGCCCGCAAGCTTTGTTCGGAGTAG
- a CDS encoding replication-associated recombination protein A, whose amino-acid sequence MQKPLAEKIRPQSIEDFVGQSHLRTRLRAMGQSQRLQSTLFFGPPGCGKSTLALIIAGNQGKSHLRLSAPEIGLAELRKKLEGLEILILDELHRFSKAQQDFFLPLLETGEIILLATTTENPSFSVTRQLLSRMNVLRLRSLSMPELRQIGERAVKELDVSIPEKSLDLLASLSGGDARTFLNLMEYVRELDQENLEPDKLKTVLPEAVIKGDRDGDMHYELASAMIKSIRGSDPDAALYYLACLLEAGEDPRFVCRRLILSASEDVGLADPMALPLAVSCQHAVEFVGMPEGFIPLAEAAVYLALAPKSNSTYAAYLSAQKEIRHHGPRPVPLHLRNASTTLQKEWGYGQGYKYPHLYPGAWIEQEYLPSELAGRRFYEPKDQGQEPRLLAWLRKRKKI is encoded by the coding sequence ATGCAAAAACCCCTGGCTGAAAAGATCAGGCCTCAGAGCATCGAGGACTTTGTTGGTCAGAGCCATCTCAGGACCAGGCTCAGGGCCATGGGCCAGAGTCAGAGGCTTCAAAGCACTCTTTTTTTCGGGCCTCCAGGGTGCGGCAAATCCACCCTGGCCCTGATCATTGCCGGAAACCAGGGCAAGTCCCACCTAAGGCTCAGCGCTCCCGAGATCGGGCTGGCCGAGCTTCGCAAAAAGCTCGAGGGCCTGGAGATACTTATCCTGGATGAGCTGCACCGCTTCTCCAAGGCGCAGCAGGACTTCTTTCTGCCCCTGCTTGAAACCGGGGAAATCATCCTTCTGGCTACAACCACGGAAAATCCGTCCTTCAGCGTCACCCGCCAGCTTTTATCCAGAATGAATGTTTTGCGCCTCAGATCTCTTAGTATGCCTGAGCTAAGGCAGATCGGGGAACGCGCAGTCAAAGAGCTGGATGTGAGCATTCCGGAGAAGAGCCTGGATCTGCTGGCCTCCCTTTCTGGAGGAGACGCCCGCACCTTTCTGAATCTCATGGAGTATGTGCGCGAGCTTGACCAGGAGAACCTGGAACCGGACAAGCTCAAGACCGTTCTACCGGAAGCGGTGATAAAGGGCGACCGGGACGGGGACATGCACTATGAACTGGCCTCGGCCATGATCAAGTCCATTCGCGGCAGTGATCCTGATGCAGCCCTGTACTACCTGGCCTGCCTGCTGGAAGCGGGGGAGGACCCCAGGTTTGTCTGCCGCAGGCTGATCCTGTCTGCTTCCGAGGATGTGGGCCTGGCCGATCCCATGGCCCTGCCCCTGGCTGTATCCTGTCAGCATGCCGTGGAATTCGTGGGCATGCCCGAAGGTTTCATCCCCCTGGCCGAAGCTGCGGTCTATCTGGCCCTGGCTCCCAAATCCAATTCCACCTATGCCGCATATCTGTCCGCTCAGAAGGAAATCCGGCACCACGGCCCCAGACCGGTTCCCCTGCACCTGAGAAATGCCTCCACCACCCTGCAGAAGGAATGGGGCTACGGTCAGGGCTACAAGTATCCGCATCTCTATCCGGGAGCATGGATTGAGCAGGAATACCTGCCTTCTGAGCTTGCCGGGCGCAGGTTCTACGAGCCCAAAGACCAGGGCCAGGAGCCAAGGCTTCTGGCCTGGCTAAGAAAGAGAAAAAAGATATAG
- a CDS encoding DUF3426 domain-containing protein translates to MTVQCPNCSTKYRFDDSRLKEDQKVRCTRCKHVFTLSFLNDEDQAYQQPPDPGDSLRESADTAPEKPSRDDMHVEITPEEKTGKAGRPRLKKIGAVLALFLIVAASLYVALPKIAQHVYIPFVSSERDAEEVPRKEVFTEEDVRDISLENVRQYFVNNEETGQLFVVEGRAVNEFDSPRARIKLRAALYDNQEQVVQEKEFLAGNAASLFQLQVSSRDELESTLTSQLGILTNNKHIEPGESTPFMTVFFNPPEEVQEFGLEVIEAHIPE, encoded by the coding sequence ATGACAGTTCAGTGCCCAAACTGCAGCACCAAGTACCGCTTTGACGACTCCAGGCTCAAAGAGGATCAAAAAGTCCGGTGTACCCGCTGCAAGCATGTCTTCACCCTTTCATTCCTAAACGATGAAGACCAGGCTTACCAGCAGCCGCCGGACCCCGGCGATTCTCTCCGGGAAAGCGCAGACACTGCCCCGGAAAAACCCTCCCGGGACGACATGCATGTTGAGATCACCCCGGAGGAAAAAACCGGCAAAGCAGGCAGGCCCAGGCTGAAAAAGATCGGGGCGGTCCTGGCGCTTTTTTTAATCGTCGCCGCCAGTCTTTACGTAGCCCTGCCCAAAATCGCCCAGCACGTCTATATTCCCTTTGTCAGCTCTGAAAGAGACGCTGAAGAAGTTCCCCGCAAAGAGGTGTTTACAGAAGAGGACGTCCGGGATATTTCCCTGGAGAATGTCCGGCAGTACTTTGTAAACAACGAGGAAACAGGGCAGCTTTTCGTGGTGGAGGGCCGGGCCGTGAACGAATTCGACTCGCCCCGCGCCCGCATCAAACTCCGGGCGGCCCTGTACGATAATCAGGAACAGGTGGTCCAGGAAAAGGAGTTTCTGGCCGGAAATGCCGCCTCACTTTTCCAGCTGCAGGTTTCCTCGAGAGACGAGCTTGAGTCCACTCTGACCTCCCAGCTGGGCATCCTGACCAACAATAAGCATATTGAGCCGGGGGAATCCACTCCCTTTATGACCGTTTTTTTCAATCCCCCTGAAGAAGTCCAGGAATTCGGCCTGGAGGTAATAGAGGCCCACATTCCGGAATAG
- the radA gene encoding DNA repair protein RadA — translation MKTRTIHVCTSCGSSAMRWQGQCPGCGEWNTLEARSGSTQGKTQNVSPASRPSRLSSVDLTRADHMPTGMQELDDVLGGGLVPGGVVLLGGEPGIGKSTLLLQLLSLAGTKDGHTLYISGEESLPQIRSRAQRLGLDQENLQAMATGSLEDILAALSSHGPYQLVIIDSVQTISSSESDSMPGAPTQIRQVSSSLIKAAKESGTCIFLVGHVTKEGQIAGPKLLEHMVDTVIYLEGDKEHLFRILRVIKNRFGPTDELVMFQMGALGLEVIQDPSTFFLQARDPALSGTAVVMAVDGHKPFAVEVQALATPSFLSIPRRTALGFDLNRLHLLLAVMEKKLQRSLAQSDIYTKIGGGLKLVDPGLDLGLVAAVLSSFHNQSLPERAIFWGEVDLNGQIRPVLGQDIRLKQAFRLGYKPVFCPRSPESDTGISTIMELQDMLFGSNNPGS, via the coding sequence ATGAAAACCAGAACTATACATGTGTGCACCTCCTGCGGGTCCAGTGCCATGCGCTGGCAGGGGCAATGCCCGGGCTGCGGCGAGTGGAACACCCTGGAGGCCAGGTCCGGTTCCACGCAGGGCAAGACACAAAACGTCTCCCCCGCCAGCCGCCCAAGCAGACTCTCCAGTGTGGACCTCACCCGGGCGGACCATATGCCCACCGGCATGCAGGAACTGGACGACGTACTGGGAGGAGGGCTGGTCCCGGGGGGTGTCGTACTTCTGGGAGGTGAGCCGGGTATCGGTAAATCCACACTACTTTTACAGCTTCTAAGCCTTGCAGGGACAAAGGATGGTCACACTCTTTACATAAGCGGCGAAGAATCCCTGCCCCAGATCAGATCCCGGGCCCAGAGGCTCGGCCTGGACCAGGAGAACCTCCAGGCCATGGCCACCGGTTCCCTGGAGGATATTCTGGCCGCCCTCTCGTCCCACGGCCCGTATCAACTGGTGATAATCGATTCAGTGCAGACCATAAGCAGTTCTGAATCCGATTCCATGCCCGGGGCCCCCACACAGATCCGACAGGTCTCATCCAGCCTCATCAAAGCCGCCAAGGAATCCGGAACCTGCATCTTCCTGGTGGGACACGTGACCAAGGAAGGCCAGATTGCCGGTCCCAAGCTCCTGGAACACATGGTGGACACGGTCATTTACCTGGAAGGGGACAAGGAGCATCTTTTCCGTATTCTGCGGGTCATTAAAAACAGGTTCGGACCCACCGACGAGCTGGTCATGTTTCAGATGGGCGCTCTGGGACTGGAAGTAATCCAGGACCCCTCGACCTTTTTCCTGCAGGCCAGGGACCCGGCCCTCAGCGGGACAGCAGTGGTCATGGCCGTGGACGGGCACAAGCCCTTTGCAGTGGAAGTCCAGGCCCTGGCCACGCCCAGTTTTCTGAGCATCCCCAGGCGCACAGCCCTGGGTTTTGACCTGAACCGCCTGCACCTTCTCCTGGCGGTCATGGAAAAGAAACTGCAGCGCAGCCTGGCCCAGTCGGATATATACACCAAGATAGGGGGCGGGCTTAAACTGGTGGATCCGGGTCTTGATCTGGGCCTTGTGGCGGCGGTTCTCTCCTCGTTTCACAACCAGAGCCTGCCCGAAAGGGCCATTTTCTGGGGGGAGGTGGATTTAAACGGTCAGATCAGGCCGGTACTGGGGCAGGATATCCGCCTAAAACAGGCCTTCAGGCTGGGTTATAAACCCGTCTTCTGCCCCAGAAGCCCCGAGTCGGACACCGGCATATCCACCATCATGGAGCTTCAGGATATGCTCTTTGGCTCAAATAATCCCGGATCCTGA
- a CDS encoding TlpA family protein disulfide reductase, which translates to MHKKYCRGTFQNLHAAALSACICLALLLALPLAATADDSSVPEEVDPEEIEKLVEDEKGKVLILNFWATWCAPCRAEIRDLVRIRQDYSPDRVSIIGISLDFNPRAVPDFMERKNMNYPVYISSQDVMDAYDITGIPYTLIYDAEGNLAEVHESLVDYEILQEELDRLLAD; encoded by the coding sequence ATGCACAAAAAATACTGCCGGGGAACCTTCCAGAACCTTCATGCAGCGGCCCTTTCTGCATGTATCTGCCTGGCTCTGCTGCTTGCCCTGCCTCTGGCAGCCACTGCAGATGACAGCTCTGTACCGGAAGAGGTGGACCCGGAGGAAATTGAAAAACTCGTTGAAGATGAAAAAGGCAAGGTGCTTATCCTCAACTTCTGGGCAACCTGGTGTGCGCCGTGCAGGGCGGAAATTCGAGACCTGGTAAGAATCAGGCAGGACTACAGCCCGGATCGGGTGAGCATCATAGGCATTTCACTTGATTTTAACCCCCGGGCTGTTCCTGACTTCATGGAAAGAAAAAACATGAACTACCCGGTGTATATATCATCCCAGGATGTTATGGATGCCTACGATATCACCGGCATTCCTTACACCTTGATATATGACGCAGAAGGAAACCTGGCCGAAGTCCATGAAAGCCTCGTGGACTATGAAATCCTGCAGGAAGAACTGGACCGGCTGCTGGCGGATTAA
- a CDS encoding sigma-70 family RNA polymerase sigma factor, with product MTQRKKERQDIKAPEEGQLDEKKVAEKLESAVGKEVSPLPGNTPMPMDALRIYLRQVGNFPTMSAEEEFELARKFRDEGNQDAAFMLITSNLRLVVKIAMEFQRKWMKNVLDLIQEGNVGLMKALKKFDPDKGIKFSYYASFWIRAYILKFIMDNWRMVKVGTTQAQRKLFYNLSKEKQRLESMGITADADAISQSLDVSETDVVEMGQRLGQHDLSLDMPYNEDSDVTPMNVIPALGDGAEEILLQGETAQLLQQNIKELMPKLSDKEKDIIEMRLLAESPVTLREIGEKYGITRERVRQIESRLLGKIKAHIQENIDDFSREWIEDA from the coding sequence ATGACTCAAAGAAAAAAAGAAAGACAGGATATAAAAGCACCTGAAGAAGGTCAGCTGGATGAAAAGAAGGTGGCTGAGAAGCTGGAGAGTGCCGTGGGCAAAGAGGTCAGTCCGTTGCCGGGCAATACTCCCATGCCCATGGACGCCCTGCGCATTTACCTGCGCCAGGTGGGCAATTTCCCCACCATGTCCGCTGAAGAGGAATTCGAGCTGGCCAGGAAGTTCAGGGATGAGGGCAACCAGGATGCTGCGTTCATGCTCATTACCTCCAACCTGCGCCTGGTGGTCAAGATCGCCATGGAATTTCAGCGAAAATGGATGAAAAACGTCCTGGACCTGATCCAGGAAGGCAATGTAGGCTTGATGAAGGCCCTGAAAAAATTCGATCCGGACAAGGGAATCAAGTTTTCCTATTATGCCTCTTTCTGGATCCGGGCCTATATCCTGAAATTCATCATGGACAACTGGCGTATGGTCAAAGTAGGCACCACTCAGGCCCAGCGCAAGCTCTTCTACAATCTGAGCAAGGAGAAGCAGAGGCTGGAGTCCATGGGCATAACTGCGGACGCGGATGCCATATCCCAGAGCCTGGATGTTTCCGAAACAGACGTGGTGGAAATGGGCCAGCGCCTGGGCCAGCATGACCTCTCCCTGGACATGCCTTACAACGAAGATTCTGATGTGACTCCCATGAATGTAATCCCGGCCCTGGGCGACGGGGCCGAAGAGATACTTCTGCAGGGAGAAACGGCCCAGCTTCTGCAGCAGAACATAAAGGAGCTGATGCCGAAGCTCAGCGACAAGGAAAAAGATATTATTGAAATGCGGCTGCTGGCGGAAAGCCCGGTCACCCTTCGAGAGATCGGTGAAAAATACGGCATAACCAGGGAAAGGGTCCGCCAGATAGAATCCAGGCTGCTTGGCAAGATCAAGGCCCATATCCAGGAAAACATCGATGATTTTTCCAGGGAGTGGATCGAGGATGCTTGA
- the hpt gene encoding hypoxanthine phosphoribosyltransferase, translating into MNLREVFARDEIKKRVQDLGREISIFYGREKVLGVCVLKGAFVFFADLVRSLEIDMEIDFVRLSSYGDDTVTSGEVTVKNDLETDVWEKNVLVVEDIVDTGVSLYYFRQMLLSRGASSVRICALIDKHERRQLPVSVDFCGFRVQKGFLVGYGLDMAQKYRNLPGIYAIDPSQE; encoded by the coding sequence TTGAATTTAAGAGAGGTCTTTGCCCGGGATGAAATAAAAAAACGAGTGCAGGATCTCGGCCGGGAAATCTCCATTTTTTACGGCCGGGAAAAAGTCCTGGGAGTGTGCGTGCTCAAGGGGGCTTTTGTTTTTTTTGCAGACCTGGTGAGAAGCCTGGAAATAGACATGGAGATTGATTTTGTCCGTCTGTCCAGCTATGGGGACGATACGGTCACCTCAGGCGAGGTGACCGTCAAAAACGATCTGGAGACCGATGTCTGGGAAAAAAACGTGCTGGTGGTGGAAGATATAGTTGATACCGGGGTTTCTTTGTATTACTTCAGACAGATGCTCCTTTCCAGAGGGGCTAGCTCTGTTCGGATCTGTGCCCTGATAGACAAGCATGAGCGCAGGCAGCTTCCAGTCAGTGTGGATTTCTGCGGCTTTCGTGTGCAAAAAGGCTTCCTGGTGGGCTACGGCCTGGATATGGCTCAAAAATACAGAAACCTTCCAGGCATTTATGCCATTGACCCATCGCAAGAATAA
- a CDS encoding response regulator, whose amino-acid sequence MRNISSSPAAAKEKTILIVEDSKIFSHVLSNAVKKELGLEAVVCSCYQEARDYLEHGSQDLFAALLDLNLPDAPYGQVVDLVVGKGIASIVFTGEISDDLRDRMWSKHIVDYILKDNRHNVQQVVDIVKRLQLNTGIKVLVADDSSVSRKIIRDLLEVWNFTVLEAGDGREALDILNRQDRIGIVLADYNMPEMDGMELVKELRRTFSKTRLPIIGLSGAGGATTSAHFLKAGANDYMHKPFLAEELYCRVRHNLETTEYILTIRELAEKDFLTGLLNRRSFFNSGEKLFANALRGNLNLVVSMMDIDHFKKCNDKYGHDAGDEVICFVADRLKSSLRQSDLVARFGGEEFCVVGVNMHSENITEVFEKIRADIENSVIRSGEHEMRVTVSIGVCSTLKSSLEEMITCADDMLYKAKNQGRNQVCVE is encoded by the coding sequence ATGCGCAACATTTCTTCATCGCCAGCTGCTGCTAAAGAAAAAACCATCCTCATTGTCGAGGACAGCAAGATATTTTCCCACGTATTGAGTAACGCGGTAAAAAAAGAACTGGGCCTGGAAGCCGTGGTCTGTTCATGCTATCAGGAGGCCCGGGACTACCTGGAGCACGGTTCGCAGGACCTTTTTGCCGCACTTCTCGACCTCAACCTCCCCGACGCACCCTATGGCCAAGTGGTGGACCTGGTGGTTGGAAAAGGCATAGCATCCATAGTCTTTACCGGGGAAATATCCGACGATCTGCGCGATCGAATGTGGTCCAAGCATATTGTGGATTATATATTAAAGGACAACAGGCACAACGTCCAGCAGGTGGTGGATATTGTAAAGCGGCTCCAGCTGAATACCGGGATAAAAGTACTGGTGGCGGACGACTCTTCCGTCAGCAGAAAGATAATCAGGGATCTTTTGGAGGTATGGAACTTTACCGTCCTGGAGGCCGGAGACGGCCGGGAAGCACTGGACATTCTCAATAGGCAGGACAGGATAGGAATCGTTCTGGCAGATTACAACATGCCCGAAATGGACGGCATGGAACTGGTCAAGGAACTCCGCCGCACATTTTCAAAGACCCGGCTGCCCATAATCGGCCTGTCGGGTGCAGGGGGCGCAACCACCTCGGCTCATTTTCTCAAGGCCGGGGCAAACGATTACATGCACAAGCCTTTCCTGGCTGAAGAATTGTACTGCCGCGTAAGGCACAACCTGGAAACCACCGAGTACATCCTGACCATAAGGGAGTTGGCTGAAAAGGATTTTCTCACCGGGCTTTTAAACCGGCGTTCTTTTTTCAATTCTGGTGAAAAGCTGTTTGCCAATGCCCTGCGGGGAAACCTGAATCTTGTTGTATCCATGATGGATATCGATCATTTCAAGAAATGCAATGATAAGTACGGCCATGATGCCGGGGACGAGGTCATTTGTTTTGTAGCAGACAGGCTCAAGTCCAGCCTGAGACAGTCCGACCTGGTGGCCCGGTTTGGTGGTGAAGAATTCTGCGTTGTGGGTGTCAACATGCACTCTGAAAACATCACGGAAGTATTCGAGAAAATCCGTGCAGACATTGAAAACTCGGTAATCAGGTCCGGGGAGCATGAAATGCGGGTCACTGTAAGCATCGGAGTATGTTCCACCCTGAAAAGCAGCCTCGAGGAAATGATAACCTGCGCCGACGACATGCTCTACAAGGCCAAAAATCAGGGCCGCAACCAGGTTTGCGTTGAATAA
- a CDS encoding N-acetyltransferase: MDKLYLRKARIGDVKSIHGILMNCSRQDLLLPRSYSDLYSHLRDYFVVCDDPGNNIMGCCALSIVWDNLAEIRSLAIVSSIRHMGWGGRLVEACLSEALTLGIYRVFTLTYQTEFFARQGFREISKDMLPQKVWADCLNCPKFPDCDEIAMLMEM; this comes from the coding sequence TTGGACAAGCTTTACTTACGCAAAGCCAGAATCGGGGACGTCAAGTCCATTCACGGGATCCTCATGAACTGCTCGAGGCAGGACCTGCTCCTGCCCAGGTCCTACAGCGACCTTTACAGTCATTTGAGGGACTATTTCGTGGTGTGCGATGATCCCGGCAACAATATAATGGGGTGCTGCGCCCTGAGCATTGTCTGGGACAACCTGGCCGAAATCCGTTCCCTGGCCATAGTTTCCAGCATACGGCACATGGGCTGGGGGGGCAGGCTGGTGGAGGCCTGCCTAAGCGAAGCTTTGACCCTGGGGATATACAGGGTCTTTACCCTGACTTACCAGACGGAGTTTTTCGCCAGGCAGGGTTTCAGGGAAATCTCCAAGGACATGCTGCCCCAGAAGGTGTGGGCCGATTGCCTCAATTGCCCCAAGTTCCCCGATTGCGACGAAATTGCCATGCTTATGGAAATGTAA